One Pseudodesulfovibrio cashew DNA window includes the following coding sequences:
- a CDS encoding metallophosphoesterase family protein encodes MTLERIRGNGLFFMADPHLADIPPGQRLEGYLDQIMIKLEAGLARASELGMVTVILGDLFHWPRDNSNKMLVELIRIFGARHGDEQVWALVGNHDKYQSRFTEDVSLAVLEAAGVIRLMKEDGPQFVLETGEGDVLVGASPDGTPLPKGYARQEGDPETVLWVAHHNIRFPEFLDRAYGIKELPGIDWLVNGHIHRPQPTVKKGQTTWANPGNITRLTFTELSKVREPAAAIWTPGCEELEKWVVPFESFDKVFPDQELPPQDENATGESDYVKGLERLAWQRTREGMGLKQFLQDNVSRKSSEGRLIWELYEEVVNGE; translated from the coding sequence ATGACGCTTGAGCGCATCCGCGGCAACGGACTCTTCTTCATGGCCGACCCGCATCTGGCGGACATTCCGCCCGGTCAGCGGCTCGAGGGTTATCTCGATCAGATCATGATAAAGCTGGAGGCCGGACTGGCCCGTGCCAGCGAATTGGGGATGGTCACGGTCATCCTCGGAGACCTTTTTCACTGGCCCCGCGACAACTCCAACAAGATGCTTGTGGAGTTGATCCGCATCTTCGGGGCGCGGCACGGCGACGAGCAGGTCTGGGCCCTGGTGGGAAATCACGACAAGTATCAGTCCCGGTTCACCGAAGATGTGTCCCTGGCCGTGCTCGAAGCCGCCGGAGTGATCCGGCTGATGAAGGAGGACGGCCCGCAGTTCGTGCTGGAGACCGGCGAAGGCGACGTCCTGGTCGGGGCCAGCCCGGACGGCACGCCGCTGCCCAAGGGGTACGCCCGGCAGGAGGGCGATCCAGAGACCGTACTTTGGGTGGCGCACCATAACATCCGTTTCCCGGAGTTTCTGGACCGAGCCTACGGTATCAAGGAGCTTCCCGGTATCGACTGGCTGGTCAACGGTCATATCCATCGCCCCCAGCCGACCGTCAAGAAGGGACAAACCACCTGGGCCAACCCCGGTAATATCACCCGCCTCACCTTCACGGAGCTTTCCAAGGTCCGCGAGCCTGCCGCCGCCATCTGGACGCCGGGCTGCGAGGAGCTGGAGAAATGGGTCGTGCCGTTCGAATCTTTTGATAAGGTCTTTCCGGATCAGGAGCTGCCGCCCCAAGATGAGAACGCGACAGGAGAGTCCGACTACGTCAAGGGGCTGGAGCGGCTGGCCTGGCAGCGGACCAGGGAAGGCATGGGACTGAAGCAGTTTTTACAGGATAACGTTTCCCGCAAGAGCAGCGAGGGCAGGCTCATCTGGGAACTCTACGAGGAGGTCGTCAACGGTGAATAA
- a CDS encoding peroxiredoxin family protein has translation MKRASLFLLAVLVLGATCAYAGDPFPDLALGGKLDEDQRAYLGVASDSFKLSDIRAEYLFIEAYSMYCPICQRDAPHVNEAFEAIAAADKAGRIRFLGLALGNTPFEVEFYRKKYAVQFPLFGDEDYVIHKALGEVPTPAFYVVKLGPEPEILFKKVGEAEGTEALLQAIKEHTGI, from the coding sequence ATGAAACGAGCGAGTTTGTTTCTGTTGGCGGTATTGGTTTTGGGCGCTACGTGCGCCTACGCAGGGGATCCCTTCCCCGACCTCGCGCTCGGCGGCAAGCTGGACGAGGATCAGCGGGCGTATCTCGGGGTCGCCTCCGATTCCTTCAAGTTGAGCGACATTCGGGCCGAGTACCTCTTTATCGAAGCCTATTCCATGTACTGTCCCATCTGCCAGCGGGACGCGCCCCACGTGAACGAGGCGTTTGAGGCGATTGCCGCGGCCGACAAAGCGGGCCGGATTCGCTTCCTTGGGCTGGCTCTGGGCAACACGCCTTTCGAGGTGGAGTTCTACAGGAAGAAGTACGCGGTCCAGTTTCCCCTGTTCGGCGATGAGGACTACGTCATCCACAAGGCCCTGGGCGAAGTTCCCACGCCGGCCTTTTATGTCGTCAAGCTCGGTCCGGAGCCGGAAATCCTTTTCAAGAAGGTGGGAGAAGCCGAGGGCACTGAGGCGCTGTTACAGGCCATCAAGGAGCATACTGGGATATAA
- a CDS encoding peroxiredoxin → MLKKIVFTIIVGLLATASYADKLTIYQLPELKPRDSVLKVKVGNPAPDFELPSITGERVRLSSFKGKSNVVLSFVPAAWTPVCSDQWPGYNIALSLFEQHDAVLLGISEDNTPSQYAWSEAMGTLKFPVLSDFWPHGAAASSYGVLRSDGTSERALFVIDRQGIIRYIDVHDINRRPDLGVLIQELCKLKK, encoded by the coding sequence ATGCTGAAAAAGATAGTTTTCACGATTATCGTAGGGTTATTGGCAACTGCCTCTTATGCGGATAAGCTGACCATCTACCAACTTCCGGAGCTCAAGCCGCGCGACAGTGTCCTCAAGGTCAAGGTGGGCAACCCGGCGCCGGACTTCGAGCTGCCGTCCATAACGGGAGAGCGGGTGCGCCTGAGCAGCTTCAAGGGGAAGAGCAATGTGGTTCTCTCCTTTGTCCCGGCCGCCTGGACGCCTGTGTGCTCGGACCAGTGGCCGGGCTACAACATCGCGTTGTCCCTGTTCGAGCAGCACGACGCTGTCCTGCTCGGCATCAGCGAGGACAACACGCCGTCCCAGTACGCCTGGTCCGAGGCCATGGGGACGCTCAAGTTTCCGGTTCTCTCGGATTTCTGGCCTCACGGCGCGGCAGCGTCCAGCTACGGGGTGCTGCGTTCGGACGGGACCAGTGAGCGGGCCCTTTTCGTCATCGACCGGCAGGGAATCATCCGCTACATCGACGTACATGATATCAACAGGCGTCCCGATCTGGGGGTGCTCATTCAGGAGCTGTGCAAGCTCAAGAAGTGA
- a CDS encoding response regulator yields the protein MTDKEKVLVIDDEKPTLRMFSLLLSAYGYDILTAENGHEGVELFKAERPNLVLTDIKMPVMDGIEALKEIKRIDPHAEVIVITGHGDMDLAIQALNLDATDFINKPLQREALEQALNRASERLAITRNEEGQISVRERPEAAVIAVRGNISGHTVPHLDAAFRTAKGLGKGLILIHFEDNASINGAGITGLTRLLQTHRDEGIQVALAGLSPNFKTVFDMVGITKLASMYESAEEALQ from the coding sequence ATGACGGACAAGGAAAAAGTACTGGTCATCGACGATGAAAAACCGACCCTGAGAATGTTCTCCCTGCTGCTCTCAGCCTACGGGTACGACATCCTTACAGCGGAGAATGGCCATGAGGGCGTGGAGCTGTTCAAGGCGGAACGGCCCAACCTGGTGCTCACGGACATCAAGATGCCGGTCATGGACGGCATCGAAGCGCTCAAGGAAATCAAGCGGATCGATCCCCACGCGGAGGTTATCGTCATCACCGGTCACGGCGACATGGACCTGGCCATCCAGGCCCTCAACCTCGACGCCACGGATTTCATCAACAAGCCGTTGCAGCGGGAAGCGCTGGAGCAGGCCCTAAACCGTGCCTCGGAACGGCTGGCCATCACCCGCAACGAGGAGGGCCAGATCAGCGTCCGGGAGCGGCCCGAAGCTGCGGTCATCGCCGTGCGCGGCAACATCTCCGGGCACACGGTGCCCCATCTGGACGCAGCCTTCCGCACTGCAAAAGGACTTGGCAAGGGACTCATCCTGATCCATTTCGAGGACAACGCCTCCATCAACGGCGCGGGCATCACCGGCCTGACCCGGCTTCTGCAAACCCACCGCGACGAGGGCATCCAGGTGGCCCTTGCCGGCCTCTCCCCCAATTTCAAGACCGTATTCGACATGGTCGGCATCACCAAGCTCGCCAGCATGTACGAAAGCGCAGAAGAAGCCCTGCAATAG
- a CDS encoding ATP-binding protein — protein MLVAVLFISVAIAFIARYILLSSLNQELEMRGEAIAHSVAERGGSYILDNDIPQLLVLIFDEAKLHQRKHLLSYIFIEDVNGKLLAHTMTKRLPDVLLSNKLPQGKHDAIKLLNVEGEHIYDVAAAINEGLYRIGTVHVGLNKEHIDTLVGKLRVAFLGFISLVVLITIFLSSWLTRYITKPITDLTRLSDEISRGNFDIPLKLGPDEDWDTANCPAFTNTDLPCWHFDESRSGEAPGEEHRKCAKCAFYRKHEGDEVVQLSDSFRNMVWSIKLYRRRLRESEEKYRSLFDSGPDPIFVVDCATGDIRDANPRTEELYGYAKEELLALKFLNLGPEHNAECLNYFSEGGGGCVYFPKVLHYKKGNEPFFVNMHACPISYRGRHAIIVAVTDITEMIEKDAQLIQAGKMKSLGEMSAGVAHEINQPLNAIKMGSEYLAMMQEQDLAVSKEDFLQVVAEISAQVDRAAEIIDTLRSFGRKSDLIEELVDINQPVRAVLSMVRRQFELDNIRFELDLTEGLPKVSAHSNRLQQVIFNLVTNARDAINDCSSPMDAVCDRRITIRTGKSEGKIYTEIEDTGAGIREEDQHKIFEPFFTTKEAGQGMGLGLAITYGIVKDYGGDIRINSDNKKGTVFRMQFPAANTRGGPSI, from the coding sequence ATGCTCGTGGCCGTATTGTTCATCTCCGTGGCCATCGCCTTTATCGCGCGCTACATTCTGCTCAGCTCCCTGAACCAGGAGCTTGAGATGCGCGGCGAGGCCATCGCCCATTCGGTGGCCGAACGCGGCGGGTCTTACATCCTGGACAACGACATACCGCAACTTCTGGTCCTGATCTTTGACGAGGCCAAGCTTCACCAGCGCAAGCATCTGCTTTCCTACATCTTTATTGAAGACGTCAACGGCAAGCTCCTGGCCCATACCATGACCAAACGGCTGCCGGACGTACTGCTCTCCAATAAACTTCCACAAGGCAAGCATGACGCCATCAAGCTGTTGAACGTGGAAGGCGAACACATCTACGACGTGGCCGCCGCCATCAATGAGGGCCTCTACCGGATCGGCACCGTGCACGTGGGCCTGAACAAGGAACACATCGACACGCTCGTGGGCAAATTACGGGTCGCCTTTCTCGGCTTCATCTCACTGGTGGTGTTGATCACGATATTCCTCTCCTCCTGGCTGACCCGCTACATTACCAAGCCGATCACGGACCTGACACGTCTCTCGGATGAAATAAGCCGGGGCAATTTCGACATACCGCTCAAGCTCGGTCCGGACGAGGACTGGGACACGGCCAACTGTCCGGCCTTCACCAATACGGACCTGCCCTGCTGGCACTTCGACGAGTCACGCAGCGGCGAGGCTCCCGGTGAAGAGCACCGCAAGTGCGCCAAGTGCGCCTTCTACCGAAAGCACGAGGGCGACGAGGTCGTCCAGCTCTCGGACTCCTTCCGCAACATGGTCTGGTCGATCAAACTGTACCGCCGCCGCCTGCGCGAGTCCGAGGAAAAGTACCGCTCCCTCTTCGATTCCGGACCGGACCCCATCTTCGTCGTCGACTGCGCCACAGGCGACATCCGCGACGCCAACCCCCGCACCGAGGAGCTCTACGGCTACGCCAAGGAGGAGCTGCTCGCGCTGAAATTCCTGAACCTGGGGCCGGAACATAACGCCGAGTGTCTCAACTACTTCAGCGAAGGCGGAGGCGGCTGCGTCTACTTCCCCAAGGTGCTCCACTACAAGAAAGGCAATGAGCCGTTTTTCGTCAACATGCACGCCTGTCCCATCTCCTACCGGGGCCGCCACGCCATCATTGTCGCGGTCACGGACATCACCGAGATGATTGAAAAGGACGCCCAGCTCATCCAGGCGGGCAAGATGAAATCCCTGGGCGAGATGAGCGCCGGCGTGGCCCATGAGATCAACCAGCCGCTCAATGCCATCAAGATGGGCAGCGAGTACCTGGCCATGATGCAGGAGCAGGACCTCGCCGTATCCAAGGAGGACTTCCTCCAGGTCGTGGCCGAGATCTCCGCCCAGGTGGACCGCGCCGCCGAGATCATCGACACCCTGCGCTCCTTCGGACGCAAATCCGATCTCATCGAAGAACTGGTCGACATCAACCAGCCTGTCCGGGCCGTGCTCTCCATGGTCCGCCGCCAGTTCGAACTCGACAACATCCGCTTCGAACTCGACCTCACCGAGGGACTTCCCAAAGTCTCGGCGCACTCCAACCGGCTTCAGCAGGTTATCTTCAACCTGGTCACCAACGCCCGAGACGCCATCAACGACTGTTCGTCGCCCATGGACGCAGTCTGCGACCGAAGGATCACCATCCGCACAGGTAAATCCGAGGGGAAAATCTATACCGAGATTGAGGACACCGGAGCGGGCATCCGCGAAGAGGACCAGCACAAAATTTTCGAGCCCTTTTTCACCACCAAGGAAGCAGGTCAAGGAATGGGGCTGGGCCTGGCCATCACTTATGGCATCGTCAAGGACTACGGCGGAGATATCCGCATCAACAGCGATAATAAAAAAGGAACCGTGTTCCGCATGCAGTTTCCGGCGGCAAACACGCGAGGAGGACCCTCCATATGA
- a CDS encoding ABC transporter substrate-binding protein — translation MSRTVLTLIVVCLALALVLGGCNATSEDTIGKKGVPGVTDTEIRLGSSLALTGHAGYLGTQTLRGALAYLRWVNEAGGIYGRKITIKAEDDSYDPPRCLANTQHFIIDNNVFALFCYVGTPTTVKVLPMVEEARIPLIGMFTGANGLREPFNRYVVNIRASYYQETGAAVRHLVQDLGIKKIAVFYQYDAYGFDGLVGTELALKEFHLEPVARGSYIRGTQDVTEGFNKIAASGAEAVVMVGTYGACARFIRLAKRHEFSPIFYNVSFVGAEELARRIGPGAPPVLMSQVVPQPKELGDPDDAAVQYVTLLERFYPGETPSFVGLEGFLNARILVEGLRRAGPDLTREKFIDAIASLHNYELGSGMTVTYGKHDRQGLEDVHFTRLVNGRFIPFTDWNVIRQQREAR, via the coding sequence GTGAGCCGTACCGTGTTGACCCTCATCGTAGTCTGCCTGGCCCTGGCCTTAGTCCTGGGCGGCTGCAACGCCACAAGCGAAGACACTATCGGGAAAAAGGGCGTGCCCGGGGTCACGGACACGGAAATCCGGCTCGGCTCCTCCCTGGCGCTCACGGGCCATGCCGGCTACCTCGGCACCCAGACCCTGCGCGGAGCACTGGCGTATCTTCGATGGGTCAATGAGGCCGGAGGCATTTACGGCCGCAAAATCACCATCAAGGCCGAAGACGACTCCTACGACCCGCCCCGCTGCCTGGCCAACACCCAGCACTTCATCATCGACAACAACGTCTTCGCCCTGTTCTGCTATGTGGGCACCCCGACCACGGTCAAAGTCCTGCCCATGGTTGAAGAGGCAAGGATTCCGCTCATCGGCATGTTCACCGGAGCCAACGGCCTGCGCGAACCCTTCAACCGCTACGTGGTGAACATACGCGCCTCCTACTACCAGGAAACCGGAGCCGCCGTCCGGCACCTGGTCCAGGACCTAGGCATCAAGAAAATCGCGGTCTTCTACCAGTACGACGCCTACGGCTTCGACGGACTGGTCGGCACGGAGCTGGCCCTCAAGGAATTTCACCTGGAACCGGTGGCGCGCGGCTCGTACATCAGGGGGACGCAGGACGTCACCGAGGGATTCAACAAGATCGCAGCCTCTGGAGCCGAGGCCGTGGTCATGGTCGGCACCTACGGGGCCTGCGCCCGGTTCATCCGGCTGGCCAAACGGCACGAGTTCTCCCCCATCTTCTACAACGTCTCCTTCGTCGGCGCCGAGGAGCTGGCTAGGCGCATCGGCCCTGGCGCGCCGCCGGTGCTCATGTCCCAGGTCGTGCCACAGCCCAAGGAGCTGGGGGACCCGGACGATGCCGCCGTACAGTACGTCACCCTGCTCGAGCGCTTCTACCCGGGCGAAACCCCGAGCTTCGTGGGTCTGGAGGGCTTCCTCAACGCCCGCATCCTGGTCGAGGGGCTCAGGCGGGCCGGGCCGGACCTGACCCGGGAGAAATTCATTGACGCCATAGCCTCGCTCCACAACTACGAACTGGGCTCGGGCATGACCGTCACCTACGGCAAGCACGACCGGCAGGGTCTTGAGGACGTCCACTTCACCAGGCTGGTAAACGGGCGGTTCATTCCGTTCACGGACTGGAATGTCATCCGGCAACAGAGGGAGGCCCGGTGA
- a CDS encoding CBS and ACT domain-containing protein: protein MLVENWMSKDVVTLTADRSMMKASKLMKDKNISSLPIVDDDGKLLGILSDRDIKEASPSKATTLDMHELYYLLSEIRIKDIMTKKVVTIRPDETVEKAAVLMLEGRFGSLPVVDEDGRVVGILTDTDVFKVLVEISGIYEGGIQVGLQVSNEPGSLAPVLDYLKQGGARIMCIMTHNAPETEGMKDVYIRFRDMEKPDLKRLKAGMEERFPVKYWAVDPVHRVV from the coding sequence ATGTTGGTAGAGAATTGGATGTCCAAGGACGTGGTGACGCTCACCGCCGATCGTTCCATGATGAAGGCGTCGAAGCTGATGAAGGACAAGAACATCAGCAGCCTGCCCATCGTCGACGATGACGGCAAGCTCTTAGGCATCCTGTCCGACCGGGATATCAAGGAGGCTTCGCCGTCCAAGGCTACCACGCTGGACATGCACGAGCTGTACTATCTGCTTTCGGAGATCAGGATCAAGGATATCATGACCAAGAAGGTCGTGACCATCCGTCCCGATGAAACCGTGGAAAAGGCGGCGGTCCTCATGCTGGAAGGCCGGTTCGGCAGCCTCCCCGTAGTCGACGAGGACGGCAGGGTGGTCGGCATCCTCACCGACACCGACGTGTTCAAGGTGCTGGTGGAGATCTCCGGCATCTACGAGGGCGGCATCCAGGTGGGCCTGCAGGTGTCCAACGAGCCCGGCTCCCTGGCTCCGGTCCTGGATTACCTCAAGCAGGGCGGCGCGCGCATCATGTGCATCATGACCCACAATGCCCCGGAGACCGAAGGCATGAAGGACGTCTACATCCGCTTCCGCGACATGGAGAAGCCGGACCTCAAGCGGCTCAAGGCAGGTATGGAGGAGCGGTTCCCGGTGAAGTACTGGGCCGTCGACCCGGTTCACCGCGTGGTTTAA
- a CDS encoding sugar phosphate isomerase/epimerase family protein, with translation MESPDRDQAGPRILLSAGCLFHLPLERIARIGRDAGFDGMELIMNSPDLVPGTGLERISEVLPIRSLHAPFRGWAAWGGHLASWKMTTALANSLGPADHITMHPPGSRLANMISNRWFEKAYDLPLLLDAKGRIRFSLENMPWAEGSPFGRDPLDKLMDQCRDKNVGLTFDVCHMGVSGRDVMAAIRKVPLDLLYNVHFSDAVGYTEHLTPGAGALPLGEFLAHLGKVGYSRYITLELEPGAFPDDEDATVAFLISLRERMQRQLASQD, from the coding sequence ATGGAAAGTCCTGATCGCGACCAGGCCGGTCCCCGCATCCTGCTATCGGCAGGCTGTCTTTTCCATCTTCCGCTGGAACGCATCGCGCGTATCGGGCGGGACGCGGGTTTCGACGGCATGGAACTGATCATGAATTCGCCGGACCTCGTTCCCGGGACAGGCCTGGAGCGGATCAGCGAAGTGCTGCCCATCCGCAGCCTGCACGCGCCGTTTCGCGGCTGGGCGGCCTGGGGCGGGCACCTAGCCTCCTGGAAGATGACCACCGCCCTGGCCAACTCCCTTGGGCCGGCGGACCACATCACCATGCACCCACCCGGTTCCCGGCTGGCCAACATGATCTCCAACCGCTGGTTCGAGAAGGCCTATGACCTGCCGCTTCTCCTGGACGCCAAGGGGCGCATTCGCTTCTCCCTGGAAAATATGCCCTGGGCAGAAGGGTCTCCATTCGGCAGGGATCCGCTGGACAAGCTCATGGATCAGTGTCGCGACAAGAACGTCGGGCTCACTTTCGATGTCTGCCACATGGGTGTTTCCGGGCGCGACGTCATGGCGGCAATCCGTAAGGTGCCCCTGGATCTCCTCTACAACGTTCACTTTTCCGATGCGGTTGGCTACACCGAGCACCTCACGCCAGGAGCCGGAGCTCTGCCCCTGGGAGAGTTTCTCGCGCATCTTGGCAAGGTCGGCTACTCCCGTTACATTACCCTCGAACTGGAGCCAGGCGCCTTTCCGGACGACGAGGACGCGACCGTCGCGTTTCTCATTTCGCTCAGGGAACGCATGCAGCGCCAACTCGCAAGCCAGGACTGA
- a CDS encoding PaaI family thioesterase: protein MPENYLAEVRKPGQQVNPLFAFLGVEILEIVPDRAALRLPVVPGLIQGGGKLAGGILATLLDEAMAHAALGGNAPGRFTTTVDLNVSYFRPAGLGDVLECEAKVVKRGGRVLFTEALVTRGEKEIARATASFLVV, encoded by the coding sequence ATGCCGGAAAATTATCTTGCCGAGGTTCGCAAACCCGGCCAGCAGGTCAATCCCCTCTTCGCCTTTCTCGGTGTGGAGATCCTCGAAATCGTCCCTGACCGAGCCGCCCTGCGCCTGCCGGTCGTCCCTGGCCTGATCCAGGGGGGCGGGAAACTCGCGGGCGGCATCCTCGCCACATTGCTCGACGAGGCCATGGCCCATGCCGCCCTCGGCGGCAACGCCCCTGGCCGTTTCACCACCACCGTGGACCTCAACGTCAGCTACTTCCGGCCCGCAGGCCTCGGCGACGTGCTCGAGTGCGAGGCCAAAGTGGTCAAGCGGGGTGGACGCGTCCTCTTCACCGAAGCCCTTGTTACCCGTGGCGAAAAAGAGATAGCCCGGGCCACCGCCTCGTTTTTGGTTGTCTGA
- a CDS encoding phenylacetate--CoA ligase family protein has protein sequence MTRKDRTEGIYSRREVLDESERRQYCQLQLKELLSYAYRYSEDVKKRFDRAQFNVEKFRTLNDLKHIPIIKKKELIFLQSMGPRLGGLLTKDLGELQRVFLSPGPIFDPEDRTEDYWGWTEGFYAAGFRSGDLAQITFNYHLAPAGLMFEEPLRNLACAVVPAGPGNTNSQIEIMQKLRVTGYVGTPSYLMHLAQKAEEMGLSLRKDLFLEVAFVTGEKFSEKMRSTLEKKFDCIMRQGYGTADVGCIGYECFHKDGLHLSNRAYVEICHPDTGIPLKDGEVGEIVVTAFNKTYPLIRLATGDLGYLDRSPCACGRTSPRLGGIVGRVDTTARIKGMFVYPHQVEQVMARFEEVKRWQIEVTNPGGIDEMVLSIEAGQFNQEDELLHLFREKIKLRPILKVLAPGTLPPQIRPIEDKRTWD, from the coding sequence ATGACCAGAAAAGACAGAACAGAGGGTATCTACTCCCGCCGCGAAGTCCTCGACGAGTCCGAGCGCAGGCAATATTGCCAGCTCCAGCTCAAAGAGCTGCTCTCATACGCCTACCGCTACTCCGAGGACGTCAAGAAGCGCTTTGACCGCGCCCAGTTCAACGTGGAGAAATTCCGCACCCTCAACGACCTCAAGCATATCCCCATTATCAAGAAAAAGGAACTCATCTTCCTCCAATCCATGGGCCCCCGCCTGGGCGGGCTGCTGACCAAGGATCTGGGCGAACTCCAGCGCGTGTTCCTCTCCCCCGGCCCGATCTTCGACCCCGAAGACCGCACCGAGGACTACTGGGGCTGGACCGAAGGCTTCTACGCCGCAGGCTTCCGCTCCGGCGACCTGGCGCAGATCACCTTCAACTACCACCTCGCCCCTGCAGGCCTCATGTTCGAGGAGCCCCTGCGCAACCTCGCCTGCGCCGTTGTCCCGGCCGGACCCGGCAACACCAACTCCCAGATCGAGATCATGCAGAAGCTGCGCGTGACCGGCTACGTCGGCACCCCCAGCTACCTCATGCATCTCGCCCAGAAGGCCGAGGAAATGGGCCTCTCCCTGCGCAAGGACCTCTTCCTGGAAGTGGCCTTCGTCACCGGCGAGAAGTTCTCCGAAAAGATGCGCTCCACCCTGGAAAAGAAATTCGACTGCATCATGCGCCAGGGCTACGGCACCGCCGACGTCGGCTGCATCGGCTACGAGTGCTTCCACAAGGACGGACTGCACCTCTCCAACCGCGCCTACGTTGAAATCTGCCACCCCGACACCGGCATCCCGCTCAAGGACGGCGAAGTCGGCGAAATCGTGGTCACCGCCTTCAACAAGACCTACCCCCTCATCCGCCTGGCCACCGGCGACCTCGGCTACCTTGACCGCTCCCCCTGCGCCTGCGGACGTACCTCTCCGCGCCTCGGCGGCATCGTCGGCCGCGTGGACACCACCGCCCGCATCAAGGGCATGTTCGTCTACCCGCACCAGGTCGAACAGGTCATGGCCCGCTTCGAGGAGGTCAAGCGCTGGCAGATCGAGGTCACCAACCCCGGCGGCATCGACGAGATGGTTCTCTCCATCGAGGCCGGCCAGTTCAACCAGGAGGACGAGCTGCTCCACCTCTTCCGCGAGAAGATCAAGCTGCGCCCCATCCTCAAGGTCCTGGCTCCCGGCACCCTGCCCCCGCAGATCCGGCCCATCGAAGACAAGCGTACCTGGGACTAA